Proteins encoded by one window of Xyrauchen texanus isolate HMW12.3.18 chromosome 24, RBS_HiC_50CHRs, whole genome shotgun sequence:
- the LOC127618276 gene encoding E3 ubiquitin/ISG15 ligase TRIM25-like — translation MAESFSDDQNPFNCPICLHLLKDPVTTTCGHSYCMNCIEEYWDRDGQKGVYSCPQCRQTFSPRPALSRSTVLAEVVERIKRAEPKAVKASLLVCAVPGDVECDVCTKTKLKAIKFCLACLASYCETHIQTHYTSSALKRHKLVNASPHLQQQICSQHDKQLELYCCNDQQLICMQCALINHQNHKIASPAAQRKQIQTQLKSNQDGLKKDMHQREMKIQELRQAMDSHKRSAQAAVEHSETIFTELISSMQKRRAEITIIIRAQEKNEVRRVEALINSLEQEISDLKKRNNELEQLSHIEDDVYFIQNFSSFPRYQRSSMCSISVNQHLTFEEIQTIVSELKSQLDDLCEEDAVRISEKVPAVHIMANNEKITEYLPSQPKTREEFLMYSTDLNLNQSSASNRLSIQNKSVSRNDSLQNNHNVAYENWGIYDSYSSYNSMVTYQVLCNESLSGRCYFEVQCQGTGCSIAFSYDQIEHGGNFTFGCNKRSWKFDFPMANPCVWQNNQKTNISLISKIGVFLDQKVGIVSFYNVSDKMTLLHRFQTTFTGPLYPGFSFQQWGNSSSVAICDLPFTKQTKKI, via the exons ATGGCAGAATCTTTTTCTGATGATCAAAATCCTTTCAACTGTCCGATCTGTCTTCATCTTCTAAAGGACCCTGTAACTACAACTTGTGGGCACAGTTACTGTATGAACTGTATTGAAGAGTACTGGGATCGGGATGGTCAGAAGGGAGTTTACAGCTGccctcagtgcagacagacgtTCTCTCCAAGACCAGCTCTCAGCAGAAGCACTGTGCTAGCTGAAGTTGTAGAGAGAATAAAGAGGGCAGAACCAAAAGCTGTAAAAGCCTCATTACTGGTTTGTGCTGTGCCCGGGGATGTGGAGTGTGATGTCTGCACAAAGACAAAACTAAAAGCAATCAAGTTTTGTTTGGCATGTTTGGCTTCTTACTGTGAAACTCACATCCAAACTCATTATACGTCTTCTGCATTAAAGCGTCACAAACTAGTCAATGCCTCGCCACACCTACAGCAGCAGATCTGCTCTCAACACGataaacaactggagttgtacTGCTGCAACGATCAGCAGTTGATATGCATGCAATGTGCTTTAATTAACCACCAAAATCATAAAATAGCTTCACCTGCAGCACAGAGAAAACAAATACAG ACACAGTTGAAATCAAATCAGGATGGTCTAAAAAAGGACATGCATCAGCGAGAGATGAAAATACAGGAGTTAAGGCAAGCTATGGACTCTCATAAG cgttcaGCACAGGCTGCAGTGGAGCACAGTGAGACAATCTTTACAGAGCTGATCAGCTCCATGCAGAAAAGACGAGCTGAGATCACTATCATTATCAGAGCTCAAGAGAAAAATGAAGTAAGAAGGGTTGAGGCACTTATAAATTCATTGGAGCAAGAGATCAGTGATCTGAAGAAGAGAAACAATGAACTGGAGCAGCTTTCACACATAGAGGATGATGTCTATTTCATTCAG AATTTCTCTTCTTTTCCCCGCTACCAACGTTCAAGCATGTGCAGCATCTCTGTCAATCAACATCTGACGTTTGAGGAAATACAAACAATTGTCTCTGAGCTGAAAAGTCAACTGGATGATCTCTGTGAAGAAGATGCTGTCAGGATATCAGAGAAAG ttCCTGCTGTCCATATAATGGCAAACAATGAAAAGATCACAGAAt attTGCCATCTCAGCCCAAGACCAGAGAAGAGTTCCTTATGT ATTCCACTGATTTGAATCTGAATCAGTCATCAGCCAGCAATCGTCTCTCTATACAAAACAAGTCTGTGTCAAGGAATGATTCTCTACAAAACAATCACAATGTTGCTTATGAAAATTGGGGGATATATGACAGTTACAGCAGTTATAACAGTATGGTTACATATCAGGTGTTGTGTAATGAGAGTCTATCTGGacgctgttattttgaagttcagtGTCAAGGAACAGGTTGCTCTATTGCATTCTCATACGACCAGATTGAACACGGAGGAAATTTTACCTTTGGATGCAACAAAAGATCctggaaatttgattttccaaTGGCTAATCCTTGTGTATGGCAGAATAACCAAAAGACTAACATTTCCCTAATCTCTAAAATTGGAGTGTTTCTGGATCAAAAGGTGGGAATTGTGTCCTTTTACAATGTCTCTGACAAAATGACCCTCCTTCACAGATTCCAGACCACATTCACTGGGCCCCTCTATCCTGGGTTTTCATTTCAGCAATGGGGAAATTCCTCATCAGTGGCAATTTGTGATTTACCATTTACAAAACAAACTAAGAAGATCTAA